AAGGGACCAAGCCTTAAAGGGCTCATGAGTTTGGACTTTCTTCCGCCAGTGAGGAACACCTCCAGGCCCTGAGGCACGGGGAGTGGCGGGATCCCATCTCACTTTTCAGAACGTCTACCTCCAATGTGGCAAgtaaggaggggaaggagggcagaagGGGGCCCCAGGCAGGCTGTGGCTCAAGAGCTgccccaggagcagcagcaggaagggGGAAATCGGCGCCACCAGTGAAGGAGGAAACGAGAGCACTGGGGAGGCCTTGATCCAGCGAGCCGCCCAGACAGGCCTCTGGCTCAGGGCTGGGGTTCCCACTTGACAAGGTTAAAGGAGGCGGGGGCGGCGCTCACCCAGAGACAGCTCAACTTCCTTTCGGCCACAAAGTGAACCTTCCAGAATGGTTGCCTGGTGTGCCAGGAAACCACAGCCAGAGACCCTGAGCCGCATCCACACAGAGGCTGCTCTGCACCCAGAGCCTGCGCCCTCACCTGTGGGACCAGCTGGGCAAGGACTCTGAGGCATGAACCCACAGTGCTGTGGTGGAAAGAGACCTTGTCTCAGACGTATTTATTTTAGTGTCACTGAgaagccatgtgaccttgggaacgTGACTTTGCGTGACTcgtgtaaaatggggacagcaCGACCTCCTTTCAaaagcaggaaaaggagaaacaaagatagTTAAGAATGAAATGAGAACACAGCGGAAAAGTGTCTGACACACAGTGGGTAACTCAACAAGCCGCCTGAATGTGTGCACAGGCAGAAAAATGGCATGTCTCATCAGGCCTCTAGTCGTGGCCGGTAGCTGTGCAAACTGGGATGGAAGCATCGTGGCACCACAAAGGCGTCACCCACAAGCTCCGCTTTCTGAAGCCACAACACACGGAAGCCCCCAGAGAGCCCTGGGCAAACACTTACCACACTCGTTGAATTTGTCCTTGAGCATCTTCCATGTAAAGTCAAACGGGAGCTGTGGGAGACAAGGAGAGATGGATGAGCGACCCCAGCAGGCCCCACGCAGGAGCAGCACGGCGGTCTCCGAGGACTCCTCAGCGGAGACCGGCTGACCTCACACTGAGCCCACCAGCGAGAGCGAAGTGAGTCTCTCTGGATGAGCTTCTAAACTAGCAGGCCAAGGGCACTCCCTTGGGGCTTTATCTGCCCGTGCAAGTGTCACAGGAGAGCACAACGTAGCTGCCTGTGGGGAGCGGCCCAGAGAACCAGCCAACAGCAGCTGAAGGTGGTCAATTTGCTAAAGATAATTCAGACACAGCCGTTTTTCCTCTGAACTGTGAAGCCAAGGCTTAGCAGCTCTTTAAGCCAAAGGCTCGAGAAACTGGAGTTCTTCAGCTCGCTGCCCGTTCCACCTAGTAGTCAGACAAGCCCAGGCTTTCACAAACCCACTATTCTTGCTGCACAAGTGTCTTAAGCTCTCACATCCCCTTCGCACCCTACCAACATCAAACTTTGGGGACAGTGATAAGGTGGCCTCGCATGCTACTCAGCTCCCCTTCTGAGGGCATCGCCTCTGACGTCAACCTGCCGCCATCCAGTACTGCTgactccctgcctccctcctccctttctgtgTAAAACCACTGAGAAGTTCCTCAAGAGCCACTTACATTCCTCACAAATATCTGGCAAGCCTTCCTGGCCACCCCAGGAGCATGGCCTCCCGCTCCACCAAAGGAGCCTGCGAAGCTTCCTCCAAAGTTGCCACGCTCCATCTCGATGGCGCGGTCAAAGCTGGCACCGCCGCCGCCACCCATGGCCAGGCCCATGCGCTCAATGCCAGCGCCCAGGGCGGGGCCCATGGCAGGACCCATGCGCTCCAGGCTGTTGGCGCCCATGCGCTCCAGGCCCATGCGCTCGAGACTGTTGGCGCCCATACGCTCCAGGCCCATGCGCTCCAGGTTGTTGGCGCCCATGCGCTCCAGGCCGGTGGCCATGCGATCCATCACAGGGCCCATGCgctccaggccagcccccatgccTGCGGGCACCATGCGCTCCATGCTCAGGCCCATGCGCTCGATGGCAGGGCCCATCCGCTCCACACCGGAGCCCATGCGCTCAATGGTCTGGCCCACACGGTCGATGGGGGCGGCCATGCGCTCGAGGCCAAAGCCCATGCCGGCACCCATGCGCTCCACACCAGAGCCGATGCGCTCCATGGTCTGGCCCATGCGCTCGATGCTGGAGGCCATGTGGTCGAGGCCCAGTGGGCCCATGCGCTCGATGCCAGAGCCCATGCGCTCGACTGAGCCCATGCGGTCCATGACCAGGCCCATGCGCTCGATCTCGGAGCCCACACGATCCATGCCGTGGCCCAGGCCTGCGCCCATGCGCTCCATGCCGGCACCCCCAATGCGGTCAATGCCGGGGCCCATCCTCTCGATtccagggacactgcctccacctccacctgAAACAGACACACAGCACAGGCAGAAGTCAGGGACTTGTGCATGTGAGAGCACACCATGCCAGGAGGGTGACGTGGGTGCAGAGGCCTGGGCACTTCACAAACTCAACCACGACTCAACAATTAAGCCCCACAGTAACTTATCACGAGCTAGCCCTCAAATGCTGACAGCTGTTAGCGCTGGGCAATGAGCCTACTATTCTTCCTATTCTGGGCCACGGCTCAAATCTccgtaacagaaagagaaaagcctgCCCTGGAGGACAGCGTTCTCCATGCTCCTTCAGAAGTGTTAGGAC
The Equus caballus isolate H_3958 breed thoroughbred chromosome 7, TB-T2T, whole genome shotgun sequence genome window above contains:
- the HNRNPM gene encoding heterogeneous nuclear ribonucleoprotein M isoform X12; the encoded protein is MEESMKKAAEVLNKHSLSGRPLKVKEDPDGEHARRAMQKAGRLGSTVFVANLDYKVGWKKLKEVFSMAGVVVRADILEDKDGKSRGIGTVTFEQSIEAVQAISMFNGQLLFDRPMHVKMDERALPKGDFFPPERPQQLPHGLGGIGMGLGPGGQPIDANHLNKGIGMGNIGPAGMGMEGIGFGINKMGGMEGPFGGGMENMGRFGSGMNMGRINGGGGGSVPGIERMGPGIDRIGGAGMERMGAGLGHGMDRVGSEIERMGLVMDRMGSVERMGSGIERMGPLGLDHMASSIERMGQTMERIGSGVERMGAGMGFGLERMAAPIDRVGQTIERMGSGVERMGPAIERMGLSMERMVPAGMGAGLERMGPVMDRMATGLERMGANNLERMGLERMGANSLERMGLERMGANSLERMGPAMGPALGAGIERMGLAMGGGGGASFDRAIEMERGNFGGSFAGSFGGAGGHAPGVARKACQIFVRNLPFDFTWKMLKDKFNECGHVLYADIKMENGKSKGCGVVKFESPEVAERACRMMNGMKLSGREIDVRIDRNA
- the HNRNPM gene encoding heterogeneous nuclear ribonucleoprotein M isoform X11 → MEESMKKAAEVLNKHSLSGRPLKVKEDPDGEHARRAMQKAGRLGSTVFVANLDYKVGWKKLKEVFSMAGVVVRADILEDKDGKSRGIGTVTFEQSIEAVQAISMFNGQLLFDRPMHVKMDERALPKGDFFPPERPQQLPHGLGGIGMGLGPGGQPIDANHLNKGIGMGNIGPAGMEGPFGGGMENMGRFGSGMNMGRINEILSNALKRGEIIAKQGGGGGGGSVPGIERMGPGIDRIGGAGMERMGAGLGHGMDRVGSEIERMGLVMDRMGSVERMGSGIERMGPLGLDHMASSIERMGQTMERIGSGVERMGAGMGFGLERMAAPIDRVGQTIERMGSGVERMGPAIERMGLSMERMVPAGMGAGLERMGPVMDRMATGLERMGANNLERMGLERMGANSLERMGLERMGANSLERMGPAMGPALGAGIERMGLAMGGGGGASFDRAIEMERGNFGGSFAGSFGGAGGHAPGVARKACQIFVRNLPFDFTWKMLKDKFNECGHVLYADIKMENGKSKGCGVVKFESPEVAERACRMMNGMKLSGREIDVRIDRNA